The sequence below is a genomic window from Lolium perenne isolate Kyuss_39 chromosome 4, Kyuss_2.0, whole genome shotgun sequence.
CACGAAGCCTTTCAATAAGAAATGCAGAAAACAAATATGCTCGCCTTCTTGAACACCACCGATTGGGATGAAATAACATACAATACAACGATTTCGTTGCAGAGTACGGCATCATCAGGTGCGAATATATGGTCGGCCTTCTTGCACACCAATGCCGCATCCAGCTGATAAGAGGCTAGCGCGGAGCTCCCCAAATCAAATATGAGTAGCACAACAATGGAGAGTGGAATAGAAACAGAAAAATCGGAAAGTAGGAGGCATCAATGCCACCTACGTGGGTATCAGATTGAACCCTAGTCCTTggactcctctctctctccctaaaccctagttgccagtggcggagcttgaaCGAAATCTTAGGAGGGGTGAAGATGCAAAATGCACAATAGCTTAGAAAATGCATATTCTTTTGGCTGGCCAAATCGTAATACACGATAGCTTACAAAATACATTTCTAACATCAATATATTTAAGCTCTACCTCTTCATGATTTAGAACCTAATTGGaactttttttgttttgtttttttagcCTCAACTAGGGATACAAGTTGTAGTTTCTGAACCTAATTAGAACTTGCCCCAACTATAAGATGCAAGAGTCAGAACtaaaagaaaaatcaaaagaGGTGGATACGATGACAGCAGTAGGAAAGAATAAAATTATAGGCTAGCACAAAAGAGATGGGTAAAAGCTTGTTGCCCCTGCGGAATTTTTGGAACTTGAAGCAAGGCACGAGGATGTCGTGTTCCTCACTGCGCGGCAGCAAATAGACGAGCCGCAACCATCGACAAATCAATGGCTTCCCACTGCCGCCAACCCCCATGGCCACACGCACAGCCAAGTCTGCGTCCAAGTCCAGGAGTCAAGAGAGAAAACCCGCTTGTCCCATAGGAAGCTCCGTTGTAGAAGAAGGGACGGGTGGGCCTTGCAGTGCTACCTACACTTAAGGCGGTGTAGGCTTTTTCGTTTTCGCtgagggggaggggggggggggggaccgcCCAGGTTCACCCCCGTGAAGCTCCACCGGTGCTAGCTGCTTTGCGCTCGCGTTGAATACCTCGATGGTTGCGAGGCCTAGCTCTCCCACCAAAGAAAAAACCATCTATGGACCCTATACATAACTCCCGCTCCAGCTCTTCCCTCCCTCTACCTAGGCCACATGCTTCAAAATCCATTTATTCATCACCTATGACCTCACCGCACCTATGACCTCACCGCCTCTAACGACACCAACTAGAGCGAGTTGTATCTCATCGTTCTCAGTCAATACAACATTACTACCCATCTCATCGGGCAACACCGTTGATGTACTACAACTGCATGGTCCTCTTGTGGATGTACTGCTCCATCTCCCTATGAACTAGTAATATAGGACTAAACTGTTAGTCTCATCTCTTGCCATGCATGATTCATTATACTACCTCCATCtcagtttgtagggcttgcgcgaGTATCCCTATGTTGTTAATTTAGGTAACATAATATCAATTGTACAACATAAAAATTATATTATTAGAaagtagaacatctaaactttataatgatatatgttttgtaatactacctccatcccaaggcttaaggcctatattttttcaGTAAGTCAACCGAagtaaagtttgatcaaacttttagaataatgtatgaataaatatgatattttgtagataccatatgaaaatatatttcattatctatctaataatattgattttgtactaTTAATGTTAATGAATTTTGATAAAAAATTAgttaaacttaacatagtttgactttctaaaaaaaatAGGCCTTaacctttgggatggaggtagtatatactccctccgtttctttctatagtgtctatagttttttggcacgaaAATTAGCGTAAACATattttttttacacaagaccccctggCTGAACGAtttgtgatcagactaaaattaggGAAATCAATAACTTCCTAACTTGCCATAACAAATCCCATAAATCTGTTTggttgactctccatatatgtgcagccagGTTTAGTTAAGGATAGAAAAATATCGCTTCCTAAATCTAAGAAATCCTTGGGgtcatgcattaggaatctcaattaattcttttctattttgtatGGATTTTTCATGTGTGTCGTGTGGGAGTTGACGGGTGGAGGGGATAACTGAAAAAAGCCAAGGTACAACCTTATAttgtgaaacaaatgccaaaaatacaTAGACACTATAGAAAAGAGCGGAGGGAGTAGGTATTATCATGGTTAAATTTACGACCTAGAGATACACCTACCCTATACAGTACATTGATTCCCATAGAAGGGAGCTGTGCACTCGCTCATTTCTGGGCTTTGAGGGCCCACCTGTTACTGGCAcctagtttgggctaaattgtaaCTCCATTCCTTTGTGCAAATGGGCCGTACCCATGCTTCAGCCCGTCGACGCGAGCCCATCATAGGTCGATACAGACGCTAAAAAGTAGCGATACCCGATACACAACCGCATGCCTTTTGTatcatcaccaccgccgtccTCACGGCAAATGGCATGGCCGGCGGGCGGCGAAAAGTCATTTTATTCGCCTTTGCGTCGCCGGCCCTCGGTTCGACGACAGTGGCCGACTGAATCTCCGTGCTGACAACGACGCGTTTTCTCTCACTCAGGTGGAGGCTCTGAATTCAAGTGGCACACTTCGCATCTAGAACGACTACTCATTTGAATTTGAACAAACGCAACGTGAGAATGAGTTGCTTCAAAATCCAGGGCCTCAATAAATTAAGCAACTACCCCTGATCCTCCCTATCTTGGCGAAAGGCGACCAGTCAATGCAGTAATGGAGCAGTGGACCACTATCACGTGCACACAGCAGACCCTAATTTCAAACTCAGAGAGCTAATTGCTGCATCAAGTACCAGTACTACATCATTATTCAGTAACCATAGGCATATATCCTGTCTTTCAGTCAGCGAAAACCAGGCAACCCTTCTGAATGTTTTCTTGAATCTTGATACATGGTAGTACAGCATAAGCAGCTGTGCTGTCGGTTGTGCTGTACGCAACTGATGGCGCTGATGCATATGTGGTTTTACTCTGAAGATTTAGCCTAACGATGGATGAATAACCCAAAGAGTTAGTttaaccctctctctctctccagtacGTGCAGTGCAGCACGGAAGAGGGGAGAGGCAGTCCAATTAAACAAACGAACAAAAAACACCACACTGCACTGGCGATGAAACAAATGCGTGAGCTGTCCTGGGCAGTGGGATGCCGCAAGTGACAGCCAAGATTAGATTCCCGTGCACAATGCCAGTGTGTGTTCGCGCCACCACATTCCAAAAGCTGCCGACCAGGCTCACCACATCGTTTTCAGTTCATGCTTGGAGAGCACTGGTTTCCAGGGAGGTCACGCAACATGTCACAGGAAACAATTCGATTTCAGGGCAAAATCAACCATTCGATTTCTGGAGAAATCAGGCAAAATGTCGGTGGAAACAATTCGCGTTCCCGAGAAAACAGGCAAATTCTCttacgattttttttttttttgatacgcGGGCAAATTTGTCGCATTCCTGAGACAACTCACCCCTGGTTCTCCATCAAGCATGATACTGTCGCTTAGCTGGTTGTTTCTACAGCCAAAGAAGAAAATGCGTGACCTCCCAACAAAGGCCAAGAAGCCCCAGATACATGCTGCCATCTTCTCGTGTGAGTGAGCGGCCTGGCTTCTACCTGTTCTTGCATTCGTTCGATACATTTTCAGCTGTGGCTGGCATTAAGTTGGCAGGATCTGCACCAAGGATCAAGGTACCACTCACATGTGTTGTGTGCAGGGCTAACCCTGTGCATGATTGATTACATTTGCTTGTAAGCGCAGGCAAGTGCCAACAGCTTACATTAGTATACTACTCCAGGTTGCTTCAGCGGAACACTTCAGCAACACACTCATAAACTAGAAAACAATGTGCGTATCTAGTTTGAAATTTTCAGCTACAGCACCACATTATTGTACAAATATAGCTCATACAGAATGTGGCAGATCTTGGTTGAAATTTGCAGGTGGCAGAAGCATTTGACCGCTACAACATTAAGCTGCAATGCCACAGCTATTCTGTGCTTCCTAGTGCTTGTTTGTTATGCAACATGGAAATGATCAGCTTAATACCATATCCAGCATAGAAACTTTCAGATGAACGTGCACCCATGACAGAGCAAAGAACAATGCAGCATAAAAGACCACAGCATGCTCTAAAAGGTTGGACCGGAGACAGGCTGTCGAATTATAAACTGTTCATGCTCCCCACTGACAAGCATTTCGACCTGAGTTTGGAGTTTCACAAGTTCCTGTTTCATCACCAGCCTGGGCTAAGATGATGAACAGTACCAAGGACAGGAAAATATGCAAAGACTGGACACTAAATTCTAGTACAAATGTTGCTTTCCATCGACGCCTCAAGAACAACTCCATGTTGGGAAAATTATGCCCGACTGACCCAAAATCCTACCAGTCTATGTACTGTACTTTTTTTGCGTTTTGTTTGACAGGGACTTGTCAAATCATCTGTTCTGTCTACAAAATGATGTTTGGTCACACTTAGATCAATTGAAGATTTGTTTGCTGATTTATAAGGCTGAATTCAAGTCACTCCCAAGTGAAATATGGTTTACAAAGCTCGGCATAACAGAAGCTAAAATTGCTAGAGTCAAACAGTTACAATGATACACAAGCAAGTTTGAGGGCTAGTCTTACTTTGGAAGCAAATTGAAGGTCCGATCGCCAAGAAAGTACAGGCATACAGCTAGAAATGCAAACATTTCTGAGAAGACTAAGGAAAGGTCTGATTGCACACAAACTGCATGTTATAACAATTAACAGGTGACAAATTCAAATAAGCAGATGAGTTAAACCAAACCAAACTAAATCGAGTGGACATGTACAGTTGTAGGAGTACATCACATTAAGCAGGTGTCTAAACAGGAGTAGCCAAAATGGGGTTGAATTGAAACTTGTATGAATTTCACTGGATCATCAGGATGTCATGTGCAATGAATATTACCTCAGCTTTATTGCCAGGCCCAGTTCCTTTTGAACACAACAATGAAAAAATAATCGAGGGATTCCAAATCTGACATGATAAATATCTCTTCTCCATTGCTTGCTTGGAGATGAACCCCCACTAAGAACATGGCAACTATGAACATGACCAGTAACCATTGCAGAACAATCAAACTTctaaacagacctccaaagaatGTGCAAACCCACAAGGAGCAGAAACTGAGCCCTAAATCTAGCAATCCACAGCACCATCATTGAAATGGAATGTTTTCTCTGACCGATCGGCATTTCCATGTCTCAGGGCATAACCATAGAGcctttgctgttgttgttgttgttgcctgaaCTCCGCAGAAAACCAAAAATGAACTATGCAACATACTCGCTCTCGATCACAGGTTTCGTCCGCGTCCCATACGCTACAGGCGCTTGCGACCGGCCAACCTGCGCCATGCGCAAAGTCTCCCCGACCTCTGCATTCCGTTCCATGGCCGCCATCCTCTTCTCCCTTTTATATCTGACGCAGCAGACCAGAAGCGTAGCCAACAGCCCCAATGCGATGACTCCCCCAACAACGCCGACGGCAATCTTCCATGCGTCTTTACGGCCCTTAGCATTGCCACCGTCAGACGGTATCGGCGGGGCGATTGCGCCTGAAGGCGCCGGAGCAGGAGCAAGCTCGCTAGAGTTGACCACAATGGAGAAGTGGCCCCGGCGATACGTCGAGCAGACGTTGTTGGCCTCCAGGTCCCGGAACTGCGGCACCCCATCGAGATCAAACCACACGCACTGCGGCGCCGGACTGCCCGGCGGCACGGCCCTGACATTGCTGAAGCTGACGGAAATGGGGCTCCCCGACGCGACGACGCTGAGCTCGGGCAGCCCCACCGCGGACAGGTTGGCGGCGTCGTAGAAGAGCAGGCCGAGGACGGGCGCGAGGTAGGTGTACCCGGGCAGCGGGTAGTACCTCTGgggcaggccgccgccgcccaggCCGAGGCTGTGGTAGACGAGCACAACCCGCTCGACGTAGGGCTGCACGATGACGCCGGCCGGGATGGCGAACTCGAAGTAGCCCGGGAAGCCCTTCCGCCGCAGGCTGCCGCTGCGCAGGCGGACTCCCGAGACCGCGACGCCGGCGGCGAGGTCGGCGGGCAGCGTGGCGTTGTAGACAATGCCGGTGCGCGGGCGGAGGAAGGCCCGGTACGCGTAGTCCTGCAGCATTGCGTCGAGGGTACGAGCGGACGGCGGCGGCTGCGCGGCTGCTCGGGAGGGGCACAGGAGGAGGAGCTggaggaggcagaggcagatcaaCAAACCCATCCCggcacgccggcggcggcggcgaggatccGGGAAGGGAACGGACGGAGCCCGGCGGCAAGGGTCAGGATCCCCTCCTCATCCGCGGGAACAGCCTCTCCGCAGACGAGAACCTCCACCCGTCCACCCGGAGGAACAAGATTTGTAGCCGGAGAGACAGGACGGGCATTCACGCCCGGAGGCAGGAGGGCGCGGGGGGACGAGCCAGTAGATCCAAGGAAGCAGCTGGCTGGAGCAGAGCAGCAGCAATGGCGACGGCAGCTATGCGGACAGGGGGCGCGCACAAAGCCCAAACAGGTGGCAGGGGGCGACGAAATTTGTGCAAGAAACCAAACCACGCGGCCAAGAAAGGACGCGGGACTGGATGGCAAGAACCgccgggaggaggcggaggaggaggagcggatCAATCCGAGCCGCGGCGGACGGCGGAGGCCACAGAAAGCCGCGCACGGAGGCGGGTGATTGCGACGGCGAGGTTGGGGATTCGGTCCGGCCGCGGGGGTGGAGAGAGAGTGAGGTTGAGAAGTGAGGAGAGAGATTTTAGGAGGGGAGAGAAGGGGCCAAGAAGGGGAGGTTTTTAATGGGATCGCATTTTTTCAGGGGCCTGTATGGAAAGTGCTTATTTCCTCTGGGTTTATTTCCCGCAATAAAATAACGCGGGCATGGATACAGTTGTCTCGCCCCTGCGGTGGAGTTACCGGTTTGCCCCTGGACAGCTGAGCCGAGTGCTGTTCTGGTGCTCCTGCTCGCTGGAGAGTGGGTCCACGTGCTAGGGGTGCGTTTGTAGGTGGTAGATTCTTGTGGGGTTTTGTATGAAGCGAGAGTAGTCTTGACTGACATGTGGGGCCAGGGTGGGCCAGCTCCAGCTCCAGCTTCCGGCAGAGGACACCCTTTGTGCGCGACAAAGGCTTTGATAAGGCAATCTTGGCCTCTGATTGTTTGTCCCTAATCCAACGCCCAACTCTCCGACCATGATCGATCTTAGGTTGGATCGCTGATGAGGATATCAAAACTATGGTTATAGGCTTTTCATCTGTAACCTTTCGACATGTTCATCGCTCTCTGAATTAAGCGGCACACATTCTGGCTAGATCTTGTACCTTAGTGTCTTTAGGGTTTATTTTAGATTTTGCTCCGGAATGCATCCGGAAAACTCTTTATATTGATATGATTAATCAATAAAGTGTCGTATTTCTGTAAAAAAAACGTTTGGATGCCCATGACTCCATTGTGATAGGAGTAAATGACAAAAAACTCTTTATATTGATATGAGAAAGGAGAAAATGACAAAAAAAAAACTACCACAATTGTGGCAGTTGTGACACGGGACTACTAAAAGTGTTATGTTTGTCACATGACTACTAGAATTGGGGCGCACTCGCGACGCAGAGCAATGATTATACGGTTTACTCGTCTTAATCGCGTTTCTGGTAGCTGTGGCCCACTATCAGGTCCGACATGGCGCTCACTTGACGGACGGAGGCCACAACCGTTAGGGCTCGCGTTAGGGTAGCATATTTAAGTGGTCGGCTAGCTCGTCGTCTCCCTGCTCGCGTTTCTTCTTTGTCTCGTACCATTGATGCCCCTCGCCGACGACGCAGATCTCCAGCGGTAGCAGACCATTTCAGCCATGGTTTCATGGGGTGACAGCGAGGAGTCCTCTCCATAGATGAGCTCCCTCGGCACTGATGTGAGTACGTGAATCTGTCCAATTTGCAGGGTGTCGATTTGGGAATTTTGATTTTGAGCATGACTTGGCTGATTATTTTCTATCTTTTTGAAATGTTAGAGTGCAAACACCGTGTTGTAGCTGAACGATTTGTAGCATTTGATGGGTGCTGGACAAGGAGGAGGTTCTTAGGATGTGTAGGTCAGGATGGAGAAGCAGCTTGTGATTTTCATCTTTGGGTAGACAATGAGTAGCCACCTTCACTTCGAAAAGCACTATCAAAGTTGTGGGATTTGTATGGAGAAGAAAAGGAAGGCAGGGTTACTGATTCTTTGGATAATCTGGAGAAGAGGTTTAAGCTGAAAGATGAGATTGAAAAGATGCACATTGACGTGAGGAATGCCCAAGATGAGATAAAGAAAGTTGTGGAGCAGAAGTAGGTCATACTAGTTTTGAAGGCCCAAGCTAAACAATGTTTGGTTCATGTCATGGCTGAATTAGAGCCGAAGAAGTCACTGGATGCATCAACTAGcaatatgaacaaatgcttgaggATACATGCAGAAAAGGAGAGGAATAAGTTgaaagaggagaagaggaaactAAAGTACATTATTGGTTTTAGGCAGAAGGAAACCACAAGGGCAAAGCTGAAGAAGATTAAGGAGATGAGTGAAAACTAGTTGATATTTGTCAAATTAGCTAGCACGTGTATCAATTTAATTTGATTGCAATGTTGAATTTAATTTCCAATTCTGTCTGGTTTGTAATGTTGACTAAAATTATGTTTGGTTTTTAATGTTGAACAATATTTGTTGAATTAGTTTAATTTGATCCCTGATGTTGAACTAAATTCCCTTTTATCAGGTTATAAATTATCTTAAATATGTGTTATGTGAAGACTTTGTTATGTGAGGGTTATTTTATTGTTGGAAAGACTTCGACATTGACTCGCCGACTTTGTCGAGACCTTTAGTGTTATTTTATTCTTGGAAAGGTCTTGACATCGACTCGTCGACTTTGTCAAAACCTTTAGGGTAACAAATAATGTTGAAAATAGAAATGAAGCACAACTAGTCTTAAGCATTACAACAACTCAGGTTCAGAAGCATCTCAAATAGTGTTAAACATGGTCAGGTAGCATGGTCTTTAGTATTACATGCATCACAAAATGGTCTTAAACATCTCaggtagcatggcatacatatgaAACTCCATACATAGCACATCACAGAAATACATAGAACAATCAGAGGACCTAATTTCCTTGTAGAGGAGGTTCAGAAGCATCTCAAATAGTGTTAAACATGGTCAGGTAGCATGGCCTTTAGTATTACATGCATCACAAAATGGTCTTAAACATCTCAGGTAGCATGGCATACAAATGAAACTCCATACATAGCACATCAGAGAGATACATAAAACAATCAGAGGACCTAATTTCCTTGTAGAGGAGGATCAGAAGCATCTCTTCCTGGACCAGCATTAGCTCCTGCATTGAAATAACCAAACAAACCTCTGGCGGGCTGTCTAAAACCAGGACCTGAAGCTTGACTTGGAGCATGACCTGTAGTAGTTCTTTGGGCTGCATGATGTGTAGTAGTCTCAGAAGATCTTGGAGCTGAATCATCTAAATTAGTCCCAGAAGAACTTGGAGCTGCATGATCTGCGGTTGGGATTGTTCTATTGGCCTGAAGATGCCATGTTGAATAAATTAGGAGATTACAATGAGAGCAagaagcatgtatgcattaccttgTGATTGTTTTTCCTCATAGCTAGGTCTGGCCCCAAAGGCTGTGAGCAGCTTGTATACTTGTGCCCATATAGTTTGCAGTTGCTATGGACATTCTTGATGTCTCTTTAGGTTTGGGAGCCTCAAATTTGACtttccttcttttttttcttGCCTTCTTCCCTTCAAATGATCCTTGAATGCAGGTGGCAGGATTTCAACTGTATTTGTCTTTGTCCAACCATGTTGTGCTGGCATTGGATTAAATACATACTTGTAGCTATTCAAGTACATTGTTTTCTTGAAAAAAAGGGAACACAAAATCTTCTGGATTCATATCAGCCTTATAAATGGCACTGACTGCATGGTTTTGAGGCAAGTCAATGAGTTGTCACTTCCTACAAGAACATGTCCTGGATGCAATGTTTAGCtcatgtgtaactttcccactttTAACTTGCCATAGTCCTTTATCTACCCTCTTTGGGATGCAATTTCTTGATTACTTCTTCATTAACTCAAGCAGTTATGCACATTGAGGTGTAATTTCCCAGGAAGAGTCATGTGCACCTTGTATTTTTTTTCCATCACATCTGACCATGTATTTATCATATATTCCTACTAGCATATTCACAAATGGTTTGTTTCTCACATCAATAATGTACTTGTTAAATACCTCAGAGAGATTGTTTACCACTAAATTTGTTTGGTAATTGGTGTCCATGGCAAACCTTGCCCATGATTCCACTGGTATCTTGCTCAACCATTTCCATGTTTCCTCACTCTGCTTCTTCatcccctccattgttgcatcAAAACATTTTTTGTGTATGAGTATGTTGCATTATCCATGCACTTCGTCAGGTCCTCTCCTCTGAAGCATGTTGTCCGAAAATTGGCATAAATATGCCTGAGGCGGTACCTTTGTGGTGAATTAGGAAAAAATGTGGAAATTGCTTTGAGTAGTCCCTTTTGCCTATATGACATTATAGTGTAGTACCCAAAATGTCCCTAAACTCCACCTAGTGCATACTTTAGCTGCTTGCCAATGCTTGCCTAAATTCAAGTGTATTCCTGTGGTAATGGAAATTCCTGACCTGCACAATGTGGAGTCTAGCCAATGCTTGCTTGAATTGTTACACATCTTTGAAGCAAAGTCACACCATGAATTGTTGGTggattcttgatacgtctccaacgtatcgataatttcttatattccatgctactttattgatgatacctacatgttttatgcatactttatgtcatatttatgcattttcctgcactaacctattaacaagatgccgaagagccagttgctgttttctgctatttttggtttcagaaatcctagtaaggaaatattctcggaattggacgaaatcaacgcccaggatcttatttttccacgaagcttccagaacaccggggaggaaacgaagtggggcgatgaggcgcccattcgctagggcggcacggcccaagccctggccgcgccggcctgttgtgtggggccctcgtggcgccccctgacctatctcctccgcctacttaagccttcatcgataataactccaggaccgagagccacgatacggaaaaccttccagagacgacgccgccgccaatcccatctcgggggattcaggagatcgcctccggcaccctgtcggagaggggaatcatctcccggaggactcttcaccgccatggtcgcctccggagtgatgagtgagtagttcacccctggactatgggtccatagcagtagctagatggtcgtcttctcctaattgtgcttcattgttggatcttgtgagctgcctaacatgatcaagatcatctatctgtaatgctatatgttgtgtttgttgggatccgatgaatagagaatactatgctatgttgattatcaatctattatctatgtgttgtttatgatcttgcatgctctccgttactagtataggctccaagtttttgcttgtaactccaagagggagtatttatgctcgatagtgggttcatgcctccattaaatctgggacagtgacagaaagttctaaggttgtggatgtgctgttgccactagagataaaacatcgatgctatgtctaaggatgtagttgttgattacattacgcaccatacttaatgcaattatctgttgtttgcaacttaatactggaaggggttcggatgataacctgaaggtggactttttaggcatagatgcatgctggatagcggtccatgtactttgtcgtaatacccaattaaatctcacaatactcttcatatcatgtatgtgcatggttatgctctctttatttgtcaattgcccaactgtaatttgttcacccaacatgcttattcttatcggagagacgcctctagtgaactgtggaccccggtccattcttttaatcgaatacaatctactgcaatacttgttctactattttctgcaaacaatcatcatccacactatacatctaatcctttgttacagcaagccggtgagattgacaacctcactgtcactttggggcaaagtaatttggttgtgttgtgcaggttccacgttggcgccgaaatccctggtgttgcgccgcactacacttcgccgccatcaaccttcaacgtgcttcttggctcctactgattcgataaaccttggtttcttactgagggaaaacttgccgctgtacgcatcacaccttcctcttggggttcccaacggacgcgtgctgtacgcgtatcaagctctttttctggcgccgttgccggggagatcaagacacgctgcaaggggagtctccacttccaatctctttactttgtttttgtctttctttacttttatttactactttgtttgcttcattatatcaaaatacaaaaaaattagttgctagttttacttcatttactgtcttgtttgcaatctccatattaaaaacataaaaaaaaatagttacttgcatttactttatttgcttcatcatgtttcctcctaagtttattcttaagaatgtaccggtaggccgagggtctatcctcgggaaagataatatagaagattttttcactcatattagtacggttgaagattttgaagatagacacctgatagaacttgctcctacttatgaaattgctgttgcttctttagtacacatgttagaagctagatttgttaacctcaaccccgtaatgcatcatatgttccttacactaagtgatatggaagaaggagaaaagaaagattttgtcctagaaacccttcttaaagaatttggtgatgtagcaagagaagctagaaaggtctttactaaatataatatgcttggctcttatacaaactttgctagcacccttgaaaagatgtaaaaagatagacaaaagtacactaataaagttaattatgagggggatattaaaacatcaataccttgcaagctcttgggaatgtgcgaggcactagaaaagaattttgattggattgttcctgaagatttgtttgatgagagtagcaagcctaagggtaatgaaaagggagcctctgaaactgacatagataagatacaatgcatagttgagaaaactccaaaccccgctgtggatgcatcatctcttgataatacttgatacacactttctgcgcctagttgaaaggcgttaaagaaaatcgcttatgggagacaactcatgattttactactgcacctttattttatatttgagtcttggaagttgttactactgtagcaacctctccttatcttaattttgttgcattgttg
It includes:
- the LOC127294401 gene encoding uncharacterized protein; protein product: MGLLICLCLLQLLLLCPSRAAAQPPPSARTLDAMLQDYAYRAFLRPRTGIVYNATLPADLAAGVAVSGVRLRSGSLRRKGFPGYFEFAIPAGVIVQPYVERVVLVYHSLGLGGGGLPQRYYPLPGYTYLAPVLGLLFYDAANLSAVGLPELSVVASGSPISVSFSNVRAVPPGSPAPQCVWFDLDGVPQFRDLEANNVCSTYRRGHFSIVVNSSELAPAPAPSGAIAPPIPSDGGNAKGRKDAWKIAVGVVGGVIALGLLATLLVCCVRYKREKRMAAMERNAEVGETLRMAQVGRSQAPVAYGTRTKPVIESEYVA